The following proteins are co-located in the Patagioenas fasciata isolate bPatFas1 chromosome 33, bPatFas1.hap1, whole genome shotgun sequence genome:
- the PPP1R13L gene encoding relA-associated inhibitor: MASERLRSAQDLLDLTFQSLAMQHMDLKQVELDTAVAKVDELSRQLESLWTDGPGPPKEPFGTDRSRSPLGRRSTETPEGLGELGGRPGSPWAPQYLSVEDRAPHYPPMEDRAPQYLSVEDRAPHYLPMEDRAPHYLSMEDRAPHYLPMEDRAPSSPRPPHYPPPEDRAPHYLPMEDRAPSSPRPPHYPPPEDRAPSPRPKVLSVPYEGLGGRAPSPRPLRPYESLGFGGSPPFLPAPPPYEAHGLCPPLGGPPGPFRAQGESGGSLGFWGAGWGPHGGCAGVTGLGGLLGPPKPLGVSLSSCDPILGFGAPPPQCDPIWGPPVPRDPVLGPPDDLVLKRRPPRGWNESDLDAAGERRPPSAGGGERPTEAPPSLRPSLGLAPWRESSLDGTGGGKEGPYGGHSATLPRNYKVSPLRRSGAPLPPRGWAPPPQPASRVPVPPPGRPPRHKPLPLSMIFKLQNALWEQGVGGGSRGGLPPPPRAPQKQPQAPPGPLGGEGPSRPTAPDPSRSVPPDPSRPTAPDPSRPAPPDPSRSAPPDPSRSAPPDPSPPPPDADAEPEALVADPEGVERPLSPTRLQPVLPPEARRVPALQELARALAEMPRPLKRRGSMELSPGPAPPPARARRYRQLIPRLLHRAEPAPDPAEPEPRPAPAAATPTAPAAATPTAELRPALRAPSSPRRRPGARVRLDPLVLLLDAALSGELDVVRQAVAELNDPSQPNAEGITALHNAICGANYGVVEFLIGCGADVNSPDSHGWTPLHCAASCNDTSVCVALVQHGAAVFATTSSDGSLAADKCDPFRQGYADCYSYLTGVEQGMGVLNRGVVYALWDRPAALPDELSFREGDSVTVLRRPPPPELDWWWGSLSGHQGYVPRNYFGLFPRVRPQRKKV, encoded by the exons atGGCGAGCGAGCGGCTGCGCAGCGCCCAGGACCTGCTGGACCTCACCTTCCAGT CCCTGGCCATGCAGCACATGGACCTGAAGCAGGTGGAGCTGGACACGGCCGTGGCCAAGGTGGACGAGCTGTCCCGGCAGCTCGAGTCGCTCTGGACCGACGGCCCCGGCCCCCCCAAG GAGCCGTTTGGTACCGACCGGAGCCGCTCGCCCCTGGGCCGGAGGAGCACGGAGACCCCCGAGGgtttgggggagctgggggggcgcCCCGGTTCTCCATGGGCCCCCCAGTACCTGTCAGTGGAGGATCGGGCCCCCCATTACCCACCCATGGAGGATCGGGCCCCCCAATACCTGTCAGTGGAGGATCGGGCCCCCCATTACCTCCCAATGGAGGATCGGGCCCCCCATTACCTGTCAATGGAGGATCGGGCCCCCCATTACTTGCCAATGGAGGATCGGGCCCccagctccccccgccccccccattacccccccccGGAGGATCGGGCCCCCCATTACCTCCCAATGGAGGATCGGGCCCccagctccccccgccccccccattacccccccccGGAGGATCGGGCCCCCTCCCCGCGCCCCAAAGTCCTCTCGGTGCCCTATGAGGGGTTGGGGGGCCGGGCCCCCTCCCCGCGCCCCCTTCGCCCCTACGAGTCCttggggttcggggggtcccCCCCGTTCCTGCCGGCGCCCCCCCCGTACGAGGCGCACGGGCTGTGCCCCCCCCTCGGCGGCCCCCCCGGGCCCTTCCGCGCTCAGGGTGAGtctggggggtctctggggttttggggtgcggggtggggtccccatggggggtgTGCGGGGGTCACTGgcctgggggggctgctgggcccccccaaaccactgggggtgtccctgtcctcaTGTGACCCCatcctggg TTTTGGGGCCCCCCCACCCCAATGTGACCCCATTTGGGGCCCCCCCGTCCCCCGTGACCCCGTTTTGGGCCCCCCAGACGACCTCGTGCTGAAGCGGCGCCCGCCGAGGGGCTGGAACGAGTCCGACCTGGACGCGGCCGGCGAGAGGAGACCCCCGAGCGCGGGGGGGGGCGAGC GCCCCACGGAGGCGCCGCCGAGCCTGCGCCCCTCGCTGGGACTCGCGCCCTGGAGGGAATCGAGTCTGGATGGGACCGGGGGGGGCAAG GAGGGCCCCTACGGGGGTCACAGCGCCACGCTGCCCCGCAACTACAAGGTGTCCCCGCTGCGGCGCTCGGGCGCCCCCCTGCCCCCCCGCGGCTGGGCGCCGCCCCCCCAGCCCGCCTCGCGcgtccccgtgcccccccccggccgccccccccgccACAAACCGCTGCCGCTCTCCATGATCTTCAAGCTGCAGAACGCGCTTTGGGAGCAGGGGGTGGGGGGCGGCTCCCGGggggggctccccccgcccccccgcgccccccagaAGCAGCCGCAGGCCCCCCCGGGCCCGCTGGGGGGTGAAG GCCCGTCCCGCCCCACCGCCCCGGACCCGTCCCGCTCTGTTCCCCCGGATCCATCCCGCCCCACCGCCCCGGATCCATCCCGCCCGGCTCCCCCGGACCcgtcccgctctgctcccccGGACCcgtcccgctctgctcccccGGACCCGTCCCCGCCGCCCCCGGATGCGGACGCGGAGCCGGAGGCGCTGGTCGCGGACCCCGAGGGCGTGGAGCGGCCGCTGAGCCCCACGCGGCTGCAGCCGGTGCTGCCCCCCGAGGCGCGGCGCGTCCCCGCGCTGCAGGAGCTCGCCCGCGCCCTGGCCGAGATGCCGCGCCCGCTCAAGCGCCGCGGCTCCATGGAGCTGAGCCcgggccccgcgccgccgcccgcccgcgcccGCCGCTACCGGCAGCTCATCCCGCGCCTGCTGCACCGCGCCGAGCCCGCGCCGGACCCCGCCGAGCCCGAgccgcgccccgcccccgccgccgccacgcCCACCGCGcccgccgcggccacgcccaccGCG GAGCTGCGCCCGGCCCTGCgcgccccctcctccccccggCGGCGCCCGGGGGCGCGGGTCCGCTTGGaccccctggtgctgctgctggacgCGGCGCTGAGCGGGGAGCTGGACGTGGTGCGCCAGGCCGTGGCCGAG ctgaACGACCCCAGCCAGCCCAACGCCGAGGGCATCACCGCGCTCCACAACGCCATCTGCGGGGCCAACTACGGCGTCGTGGAGTTCCTGATCGGCTGCGGCGCCGACGTCAACTCCCCCGACAGCCACGGCTG GACCCCCCTGCACTGCGCGGCCTCGTGCAACGACACGAGCGTGTGCGTGGCGCTGGTGCAGCACGGGGCCGCCGTCTTCGCCACCACCAGCAGCGACGGCAGCCTGGCGGCCGACAAGTGCGACCCCTTCCGCCAGGGCTACGCCGACTGCTACAGCTACCTCACCG GGGTGGAGCAGGGCATGGGGGTGCTGAACCGCGGCGTGGTCTACGCGCTCTGGGACCGCCCCGCGGCGCTGCCGGACGAGCTCTCGTTCCGGGAGGGGGACTCGGTGACCGTGCTGcgccggccccccccgcccgaGCTGGACTGGTGGTGGGGGTCCCTGAGCGGCCACCAGGGCTACGTGCCCAGGAACTACTTCGGG ctctTCCCCCGGGTGCGGCCGCAGCGCAAGAAGGTCTGA